A genomic stretch from Taeniopygia guttata chromosome 9, bTaeGut7.mat, whole genome shotgun sequence includes:
- the DIPK2A gene encoding divergent protein kinase domain 2A, translating to MLRLVSLKLGRLYRYVKLAVLGSLAAALVLNTHSLLASLQRNELSERRFLQLNKCPACWGTSWCRKFLNGQLRLESWGRLRLLDFFNVKNVYFARYGEPREGSRRVVLKRLGSAQELADIDTKICRRATGRGRCDLLQALPATEFASLNGDVRLLTPGAVEGWSDLVHCPSQRLLDRLVRRYAETKDSGSFLLRNLKDSERMQLLITLAFNPEPLVLQSFPSDEGWPFAKYLGACGRMVAVNYVGEELWSYFNAPWEKRVDLAWQLMEIAEQLTNNDFEFALYLLDVSFDNFAVGPRDGKVIIVDAENVLVADKRLIRQNKPENWDVWYESKFDDCDKEACLSFSKEILCARVTVDHNYYAICQNLLSRHATWRGTSGGLLHDPPAEIAKEGRLEALLDECANPKKRYGRFQAAKELREYLAQLSNNVR from the exons ATGCTGCGGCTGGTGTCGCTGAAGTTGGGGCGGCTGTACCGCTACGTGAAGCTGGCGGTGCTGGGCAGCCTGGCGGCGGCGCTGGTGCTGAACACGCACTCGCTGCTGGCCTCGCTGCAGCGCAACGAGCTGTCGGAGCGGCGCTTTCTGCAGCTCAATAAGTGCCCGGCCTGCTGGGGCACCAGCTGGTGCCGCAAGTTCCTCAACGGGCAGCTGCGGCTGGAGAGCTGGGGCCGCCTGCGCCTGCTGGACTTCTTCAACGTGAAGAACGTGTACTTCGCGCGGTACGGGGAGCCCCGCGAGGGCTCCCGCCGCGTCGTGCTGAAGCGCCTGGGCTCGGCGCAGGAGCTCGCCGACATCGACACCAAGATCTGCCGCCGCGCCACCGGCAGGGGCCGCTGCGACCTGCTGCAGGCGCTGCCCGCCACCGAGTTCGCCAGCCTGAACGGCGACGTGCGGCTGCTCACCCCCGGCGCCGTGGAGGGCTGGTCCGACCTGGTGCACTGCCCCTCGCAGCGCCTTCTCGACCGCCTGGTGCGCCGCTACGCCGAGACCAAGGACTCGGGCAGCTTCCTGCTGCGCAACCTGAAGGACTCGGAGCGCATGCAGCTCCTCATCACCCTCGCCTTCAACCCCGAGCCGCTGGTGCTGCAG aGTTTTCCATCTGACGAGGGTTGGCCATTTGCAAAGTACTTGGGAGCATGTGGGAGAATGGTGGCTGTCAACTACGTGGGAGAAGAGCTGTGGAGTTACTTCAATGCACCATGGGAGAAACGAGTGGATCTGGCCTGGCAATTAATGGAAATAGCTGAGCAGCTGACAAATAATGACTTTGAATTTGCACTCTACCTCCTTGATGTCAGCTTTGACAACTTTGCAGTGGGACCAAGAGATGGGAAAGTTATCATTGTAGATGCAGAAAACGTTCTGGTAGCAGACAAAAGGTTGATCAGACAGA ATAAACCTGAGAACTGGGACGTGTGGTACGAAAGCAAGTTTGATGACTGTGATAAAGAAGCTTGTCTGTCCTTCTCTAAAGAGATTCTTTGTGCTCGTGTCACTGTGGACCACAACTATTATGCCATTTGTCAGAACCTTTTGTCCAGACATGCCACGTGGCGGGGCACCTCGGGGGGGCTCCTGCACGACCCCCCAGCTGAGATTGCCAAAGAGGGGCGCCTGGAGGCCCTGCTGGATGAGTGTGCCAACCCAAAGAAGAGATACGGCCGATTCCAGGCTGCCAAGGAACTCCGGGAATACCTTGCACAACTCAGTAACAACGTGAGGTAG